One region of Triticum aestivum cultivar Chinese Spring chromosome 6B, IWGSC CS RefSeq v2.1, whole genome shotgun sequence genomic DNA includes:
- the LOC123138615 gene encoding receptor kinase-like protein Xa21, whose amino-acid sequence MQERLPFCAIRPRRGNEANQTTKMAVLLLLSTLLISYGVGTIECSTVPGNSTDMLSLLDSKWAITNDPRQALSSWNASIPHCQWEGVNCSLTQKGRVTVLNLTCQNLEGQIAPSLENLTFLRSLDLRSNGFFGQLPTLNRLHKLQDLILGNNMLQGFNPDAIANCSSLHYLDLSANSLKGSLPTNIGILSSLLYLKKRATCQGSPSSLLYLNLEENNFFGIIPSSLHNITNIREIDLSGNQFEGSIPGQLGQLPSMSQLYLGGNRLW is encoded by the exons ATGCAAGAAAGGCTGCCGTTCTGCGCGATCAGGCCGAGAAGAG GTAACGAAGCCAATCAGACAACGAAAATGGCCGTGCTTCTACTATTGTCAACGCTGCTCATTTCCTATGGAGTTGGCACCATCGAATGCTCCACGGTCCCTGGTAACAGCACGGACATGCTCTCGTTGCTAGATTCCAAATGGGCCATCACCAATGATCCGAGGCAAGCATTGAGCTCTTGGAACGCCAGCATCCCCCATTGCCAATGGGAGGGCGTCAACTGCAGCCTGACGCAGAAAGGGCGTGTCACGGTGCTCAATCTCACCTGCCAAAATTTGGAAGGCCAGATTGCTCCTTCTCTTGAAAATTTAACCTTCCTTAGAAGTCTCGACCTCCGTTCAAATGGCTTCTTTGGCCAGTTACCCACTCTTAACCGCCTACATAAGCTGCAGGACCTTATTCTGGGCAATAACATGTTGCAGGGGTTCAACCCTGACGCAATTGCAAACTGCTCCAGCCTCCACTATCTAGACCTTTCTGCAAACTCCCTGAAGGGTTCGCTCCCCACAAATATTGGTATCCTCTCCAGCCTTCTGTATTtgaaaaaaagggcaacctg ccaaggctccccttctagCCTTCTGTATTTGAACCTTGAAGAAAATAATTTCTTTGGCATCATCCCGTCAAGCCTGCACAATATAACAAATATAAGGGAAATTGATCTATCAGGTAATCAGTTTGAAGGGAGCATTCCGGGACAGCTTGGGCAGTTACCGAGTATGTCTCAGTTGTATCTAGGGGGGAATAGGCTATGGTAG